A window of Hallerella porci contains these coding sequences:
- a CDS encoding DUF5683 domain-containing protein, with protein MRFSKICLFLLAVILVFSDQIFAAEPEKEKASTEQTENAETVPNFDLEMEDESESEIPSPVIAAKGKTGVNSIDSLPTYEWDVSTNHQSLPMTLMLGIFPGGGQYYTGHYIRGGFITAVELALTYEVFINKKTQKRRRFKQAREYQDSVMVYTKRILHNRDSLIYFQKKRNQFAEQIRDYSDHKIEEEDLRKSELTWLIGVHIYSLFDAYGIWVNNQGHSVEYRPVLGTLLRSFVPGWGQIYNREYGKAGLLYMGLLGASVSMASRQHVINYYLDRKHALEKEDPTHEDMDKINEQILYYRKNRNQYIWGMVLIYLYSIGDAVVDAMMSDFDSPAHFALGPDFQGGISAAITFDF; from the coding sequence ATGCGTTTTTCAAAAATTTGCCTTTTTCTTCTGGCGGTGATTCTGGTCTTTTCGGATCAGATTTTTGCAGCCGAACCCGAAAAAGAAAAAGCGTCAACCGAGCAAACCGAAAATGCAGAAACTGTTCCGAATTTTGATTTGGAAATGGAAGACGAAAGTGAAAGCGAAATTCCTTCGCCAGTCATTGCGGCAAAAGGAAAGACCGGCGTGAACAGCATCGATTCGCTTCCGACTTACGAATGGGATGTGAGCACAAATCATCAATCGCTTCCGATGACTTTAATGCTCGGCATTTTCCCGGGCGGCGGGCAGTATTATACGGGGCATTATATCCGCGGCGGTTTTATTACCGCAGTCGAACTCGCGCTTACCTACGAAGTTTTCATCAACAAAAAAACGCAAAAGCGCAGACGTTTTAAGCAAGCGCGGGAATATCAAGATTCGGTAATGGTTTACACCAAACGCATTTTGCATAACCGCGATAGTCTCATCTATTTTCAGAAAAAGCGCAATCAATTTGCCGAACAAATCCGCGATTACAGCGACCATAAAATCGAAGAAGAAGATTTGCGAAAGTCCGAACTCACTTGGCTCATCGGCGTGCACATTTACAGCCTTTTCGACGCTTACGGCATTTGGGTAAACAATCAAGGACACAGCGTCGAATATCGTCCTGTCCTCGGAACATTGCTTCGTTCCTTCGTGCCCGGCTGGGGGCAAATTTACAACCGCGAATACGGAAAAGCGGGACTTTTATACATGGGACTTCTCGGCGCTTCGGTCAGTATGGCTTCTCGGCAACATGTCATCAATTATTACTTGGATAGAAAACACGCATTAGAAAAAGAAGATCCCACTCACGAAGATATGGATAAAATTAACGAACAGATTTTATATTACCGCAAAAATCGAAACCAATATATTTGGGGAATGGTGTTAATTTATCTGTATTCTATCGGAGATGCCGTCGTCGATGCGATGATGAGCGACTTTGATAGTCCCGCACACTTTGCGCTCGGACCCGATTTTCAAGGCGGCATTTCGGCCGCGATTACATTCGACTTTTAA
- a CDS encoding histidine phosphatase family protein, with translation MFLWTLRHTKPYNPKDVCYGRSDFDVSPSFASEYPPAVQVLQEDAKATRLFSSPLLRCYRLAEKVSEAVHLPIEKAEALYELNFGSWEMVRLADVPKNEMNAWKADFRGYRFPGGESFHDMDIRVGKFLTELLLEEEKSGEESGIIFVTHAGVIASIEHSVCGVPDSDFIEGAFPYAMVTRFRLHLENGKPRGNFETLYGGIAQNSLAEYVKTL, from the coding sequence ATGTTTCTCTGGACGCTTCGCCACACAAAGCCTTATAATCCAAAAGACGTCTGCTATGGGCGCTCGGATTTTGATGTTTCCCCTTCTTTTGCAAGCGAATATCCGCCCGCGGTGCAAGTGCTCCAAGAAGATGCCAAGGCAACGCGACTTTTTTCGAGTCCGCTTTTGCGCTGCTATAGACTCGCGGAAAAAGTTTCGGAAGCAGTCCATTTGCCGATTGAAAAAGCCGAAGCGCTTTATGAATTGAATTTTGGTTCGTGGGAAATGGTCCGGCTCGCGGACGTTCCGAAAAACGAAATGAACGCTTGGAAAGCAGACTTTCGCGGTTACCGCTTTCCCGGCGGCGAATCTTTTCACGATATGGATATTCGCGTTGGGAAATTTTTAACGGAGCTTCTCTTAGAAGAAGAAAAATCGGGCGAAGAATCCGGAATCATTTTTGTGACTCACGCTGGCGTTATCGCATCGATTGAACATTCTGTCTGCGGCGTTCCCGATTCGGATTTTATTGAAGGCGCTTTTCCGTATGCGATGGTCACCCGTTTTCGTTTGCATTTGGAGAACGGAAAGCCCCGCGGGAATTTTGAAACTCTCTACGGTGGCATTGCGCAAAATTCGTTAGCCGAATACGTGAAAACTCTTTAA